A single genomic interval of Pseudodesulfovibrio sp. S3 harbors:
- a CDS encoding 30S ribosomal protein S1, which produces MSEEFKDRNGVEEGEASFAELFEQYSEGGGDDLSIGDKVSGTVIQVGETSVFVDTGTKLDGVVEKAELLDEDGNCTVADGDTVELYVVGKDSGGIKLSRAISGIGGLAMLEEAQAGGLPVEGKVESTCKGGFNVTLLQRRAFCPVSQIDARFVETPEEYVGKTFEFLVTKLEQHGRNIVVSRRSLIERDAAESAETFISETKVGDEVEGTITRLAGFGAFVEILPGLEGLVHISQISYGRIGHPEEAVTVGQKVKAKIVRMENDDKGRLKISLSMKELAQDPWDTLSSTFAEGDMVTGKVVRLADFGAFVEIAPGIDGLVHVSEMSYTKRVNKPADFVSEGDQVTVKIKSIDPDQRRIGLSMKDAEGDPWGDVAERYQAGQKVQGTVEKLEQFGIFIQLEPGITGLLPKSVIARSEKPATYEKLHAGDTVEVVIGQVKTAERRISLTTGDVQDDGDWKEFAPKKQQSSGNSGNMGLLGTKLQAAFDKKK; this is translated from the coding sequence GTGTCCGAAGAATTCAAAGATCGTAATGGCGTGGAAGAAGGCGAAGCGTCCTTCGCCGAACTGTTCGAACAGTACAGCGAAGGCGGCGGGGATGACCTGAGCATCGGCGACAAGGTGTCCGGCACCGTCATCCAGGTGGGCGAGACTTCGGTCTTTGTGGACACCGGAACCAAGCTTGACGGCGTGGTGGAAAAAGCTGAACTGCTGGACGAGGACGGCAACTGCACCGTTGCCGACGGCGACACGGTTGAGTTATACGTGGTCGGCAAGGATTCGGGCGGCATCAAGCTGTCCCGCGCCATCTCCGGCATCGGCGGCCTGGCCATGCTCGAAGAAGCTCAAGCCGGCGGCTTGCCCGTGGAGGGCAAAGTGGAATCCACCTGCAAAGGCGGATTCAACGTCACCCTTCTGCAACGACGTGCATTTTGCCCCGTAAGCCAGATCGACGCCCGCTTTGTGGAAACCCCCGAGGAATACGTGGGCAAAACCTTTGAATTCCTCGTCACCAAGCTGGAACAGCATGGTCGCAATATCGTGGTCTCCCGCCGCTCCCTTATCGAACGCGATGCCGCCGAATCAGCAGAAACCTTTATCTCCGAGACCAAAGTGGGCGACGAAGTGGAAGGCACCATAACCCGGCTGGCCGGTTTCGGCGCCTTTGTTGAAATCCTGCCCGGACTGGAAGGATTGGTCCATATCTCCCAGATTTCCTATGGTCGCATCGGGCATCCCGAGGAAGCGGTCACTGTAGGACAAAAGGTCAAAGCCAAGATCGTCCGCATGGAGAATGACGACAAGGGCCGTCTGAAGATATCCCTGTCCATGAAGGAATTGGCTCAGGATCCGTGGGACACCCTCTCCTCCACTTTCGCCGAAGGCGATATGGTCACCGGCAAGGTCGTCCGTCTGGCCGACTTCGGTGCATTCGTCGAAATTGCACCCGGCATCGACGGCCTGGTCCACGTATCCGAAATGAGCTACACAAAGCGCGTAAACAAACCTGCGGACTTCGTCTCTGAAGGTGACCAGGTCACGGTCAAGATCAAATCCATCGACCCGGATCAGCGGCGCATCGGCCTGTCCATGAAGGACGCCGAAGGCGACCCCTGGGGCGACGTGGCAGAGCGCTATCAGGCAGGCCAGAAAGTCCAAGGCACCGTGGAGAAGCTGGAACAGTTCGGCATTTTCATCCAGCTTGAACCGGGCATTACCGGCCTGCTGCCCAAGTCCGTCATTGCCCGCTCTGAAAAGCCTGCCACCTATGAAAAACTGCATGCCGGAGACACCGTGGAAGTGGTCATCGGCCAGGTCAAAACGGCTGAACGCAGGATATCCCTGACCACTGGTGACGTACAGGACGACGGTGACTGGAAGGAGTTCGCTCCCAAGAAACAACAGTCCTCGGGAAATTCCGGAAACATGGGCCTGCTCGGCACCAAACTCCAGGCAGCCTTCGACAAAAAAAAATAG
- a CDS encoding EamA family transporter, translating into MTGFFYVLAAAFMWGLIGVFTKYILAEGIGALEIAFWRAIFAWVFFLVHAIMAKQVRAHRSDLPALLGFGVICVTLFYGAYQVAIRDVGVAMAAVLLYTAPAWVAFLSWLVLKEKMTTVKTTCVAMTILGVACISLGPKLMSGSTINLNLFGLAAGLLSGFTYALYYIFGKAFLFRYPTPTIFVYALPFGALLLLPFIDFTHKSPQAWMLLAVMALVTSYGAFSVYYAGLKRMEATRASVIATFEPLVASVSAYFLFGEKFTLLGYVGSSLIIAAVLMVILFRSGAKTVSAEEV; encoded by the coding sequence ATGACCGGATTCTTCTATGTCCTGGCCGCCGCCTTCATGTGGGGCCTCATCGGCGTTTTCACCAAATACATCCTGGCCGAAGGAATCGGAGCGTTGGAAATAGCTTTCTGGCGGGCCATTTTTGCCTGGGTATTTTTTCTGGTCCATGCGATCATGGCCAAACAGGTCAGGGCACACCGATCCGACCTGCCCGCCCTGCTGGGCTTCGGCGTCATCTGCGTGACCCTGTTCTACGGTGCCTATCAGGTCGCCATCCGTGACGTGGGCGTGGCCATGGCTGCCGTACTCCTTTACACCGCCCCGGCCTGGGTGGCCTTCCTGTCCTGGCTGGTGCTCAAAGAAAAGATGACCACCGTCAAGACAACCTGCGTGGCCATGACCATTCTGGGCGTAGCCTGCATCAGCCTGGGCCCCAAACTCATGAGCGGCAGCACCATCAACCTCAACCTGTTCGGCCTGGCAGCGGGGTTGCTCTCCGGTTTCACATACGCCCTCTACTACATCTTCGGAAAGGCGTTCCTGTTTCGCTATCCCACGCCGACCATTTTCGTCTACGCCTTGCCCTTCGGCGCACTCCTGCTCCTGCCCTTCATAGATTTCACGCACAAATCCCCGCAGGCCTGGATGCTCCTGGCCGTCATGGCCCTGGTCACCTCCTACGGAGCTTTTTCGGTCTACTACGCAGGTCTCAAACGGATGGAGGCCACCCGTGCGTCGGTCATCGCCACCTTTGAACCGCTGGTGGCGTCCGTGTCGGCCTACTTCCTGTTCGGAGAGAAGTTCACCCTGCTCGGCTATGTGGGGTCCTCCCTGATCATAGCCGCCGTGCTTATGGTCATATTGTTCAGATCCGGCGCCAAGACCGTTAGTGCCGAAGAGGTATAG
- a CDS encoding ornithine cyclodeaminase family protein gives MTAEVLWISAKEINQLGISMVEIMDAVETGFATLGRGEGEMPAKIGIHPREDCFIHAMPCYLGGDIDRAGVKCVSGYPPNPAKGHPYITGIMVLNDAATGLPLAVMDAGWVTAWRTGAASGVYARHFGNPETTTVTIVGTGVQGRVNLLAMKEVFPKLKQVRCFDLFGAAVERFITDMQPQLPNAEFITCTDMKDAVTDTDVLITCTPIVESPNRAIPFSWIKDDCLVIAVDYDSAIKEDVFRGANFTCDNRNQYVWTQEHGTYFQNGYPLAADIDADMCEVCAGLKPGIREGRRGAVLMGIASHDIMTASLIFDRAVKADLGTKVEL, from the coding sequence ATGACCGCTGAAGTACTGTGGATATCGGCCAAAGAAATTAATCAACTCGGCATCTCCATGGTTGAAATAATGGACGCGGTTGAAACGGGATTTGCAACGTTAGGCCGGGGGGAAGGCGAAATGCCTGCCAAGATCGGCATCCACCCCCGCGAAGACTGTTTCATCCACGCCATGCCATGCTACCTCGGCGGCGACATCGACCGAGCCGGTGTCAAATGTGTCTCGGGCTACCCGCCCAACCCGGCCAAAGGGCACCCCTACATCACCGGTATCATGGTCCTGAACGATGCCGCCACAGGTCTGCCTCTGGCGGTCATGGACGCGGGATGGGTCACTGCCTGGCGCACAGGGGCGGCCTCCGGCGTCTACGCCCGCCACTTCGGCAATCCCGAAACCACGACCGTGACCATCGTCGGAACCGGCGTTCAGGGCCGCGTCAATCTCCTGGCCATGAAAGAAGTCTTTCCCAAACTCAAACAGGTCCGCTGCTTCGACCTCTTCGGAGCTGCTGTGGAGCGGTTCATCACTGACATGCAGCCTCAATTACCCAATGCCGAATTCATTACCTGTACCGACATGAAAGACGCCGTGACAGACACGGACGTGCTCATCACCTGCACGCCCATCGTGGAATCACCGAATCGGGCCATCCCCTTTTCCTGGATCAAGGACGACTGCCTGGTCATTGCCGTGGACTACGATTCCGCCATCAAGGAAGATGTCTTTCGAGGCGCGAACTTCACCTGCGACAACCGCAACCAGTACGTCTGGACCCAGGAACATGGAACCTACTTCCAAAACGGCTACCCCCTAGCGGCGGACATTGATGCCGACATGTGCGAGGTCTGCGCCGGGCTGAAGCCGGGCATACGTGAAGGCCGTCGCGGAGCCGTACTCATGGGCATCGCCTCCCATGACATCATGACCGCTTCCCTTATCTTCGACCGCGCCGTCAAAGCCGATCTGGGCACCAAGGTAGAACTGTAA
- a CDS encoding UvrD-helicase domain-containing protein, giving the protein MSELKQVKASAGSGKTYQLTRRFLTLLDASGDTTRPFVCTKAPGKGFSWPEIMAVTFTNKAAAEMKERVVDGLKASALSLDDNPACSPETARQTLSAILRRYHRLNVRTIDSLLVLLLRLFALEFGIRPDFEIVFDERELFNAIFDHYMGICETEETEHALLSNALTTLIIDEGRAGFWVQNTIRDRLRELTNCLDSHKTSILIDQDAIKDLLALEYAALVKAVDRMQSYLAETGLPVHANFPKLLAKYDGLGLFDTPESKSAYLYKESLYEFVNKAGKSMVDDRAEAIYASFKETCLGYANAHAILAGAYFLAPAIGIALRLMNGLNVLQRQRGMVLNSSVARHVIDLLSEDGSVSEAYCRLGCRLHHLLVDEFQDTNRDQWQAITPLAAECLAKGGSLFFVGDVKQAIYGWRGGDSALFDEVMVQPDIAGLAEKAEADTLPDNWRSFRNVVEFNNGFFSNLEDPDMVADLADKLFSGAPNDFKGDFTGQVNRSFFKCAQSLPAKSMETGGYVRMERLPADGDTEESTLERLDALMDDLTARRSYRDIGILVRSHKHASLVCDLLVQKNIPVITENSLQLDRHPVVRQLAGLLGFLDFPRNDTAFLTFIGGAELFLAESGLAEADLLDWLVTPRKKPLGVHFREEYPKLWQRFIEPFFNQSGLMTPYDLTMEAIRVFRVLERHPEAELYVRRFLEVVHLAEENGYGSLSAFLDFWEEKSDQEKVPLPENIDAVRIMTIHKAKGLEFPVTIVPFHNWDAKKDRNFIVQEFKGHEMLVPMKKELGQPYFESLGRTVQEQLNLLYVAWTRAREELYGFFTEKPVNSPALAVMDLLLDLDDHGIFEQGLTPVETCPSSRASVPQPQQLPDNDTSVDLMAWLPRLRVYRHNLDDYFFNERMRGEVAHRVMEHLRVTDDDSADALRAVRLACEDFPELGALAEDERKTLASDLHAMALWALGEDRLRSWLARGVREPELMDDKGQFKRLDLLYTDEATVIVDFKTGQPTPKNDAQVRKYMTILDAMPGYGSPSGFLVYLDLREIRAVGREA; this is encoded by the coding sequence ATGTCCGAACTCAAACAGGTCAAGGCTTCCGCCGGGTCCGGAAAAACATACCAGCTCACCCGCCGTTTCCTGACGCTGTTGGACGCATCCGGCGACACCACCCGCCCCTTCGTGTGCACCAAGGCTCCCGGCAAAGGCTTTTCCTGGCCCGAGATCATGGCCGTGACCTTCACCAACAAGGCCGCCGCCGAGATGAAGGAACGCGTGGTCGACGGACTGAAGGCGAGCGCCCTTTCCCTTGACGACAACCCCGCCTGCTCCCCGGAAACGGCCAGACAGACCCTGAGCGCCATACTGCGCCGCTATCACCGCCTGAACGTCCGCACCATCGACTCCCTGCTGGTCCTGCTGCTCAGGCTCTTTGCCCTGGAGTTCGGCATCCGGCCCGATTTCGAAATCGTGTTCGACGAAAGGGAGCTGTTCAACGCCATCTTCGACCACTACATGGGCATCTGCGAAACAGAAGAAACGGAACATGCCCTGCTGTCCAATGCCCTGACCACCCTGATCATCGACGAGGGCCGTGCCGGTTTCTGGGTTCAGAACACCATCCGCGACCGACTCCGGGAACTGACCAATTGCCTGGATTCCCACAAGACCTCCATCCTGATCGACCAGGACGCCATCAAGGATCTGCTCGCCCTTGAATACGCGGCCCTGGTGAAGGCCGTTGACCGCATGCAAAGCTATCTTGCGGAAACCGGCCTGCCTGTCCACGCCAATTTCCCGAAACTCCTGGCCAAATACGATGGACTCGGACTGTTCGACACCCCGGAATCCAAGTCGGCCTACCTGTACAAGGAGTCCCTCTACGAGTTTGTGAACAAAGCGGGAAAGTCCATGGTGGACGACCGCGCCGAAGCGATCTACGCAAGCTTCAAGGAGACCTGCCTGGGCTACGCCAACGCCCACGCCATCCTTGCCGGAGCCTATTTCCTGGCTCCGGCCATAGGGATCGCCCTGCGCCTGATGAACGGGCTGAACGTACTGCAACGCCAGCGCGGCATGGTTCTCAACTCAAGCGTTGCCAGGCACGTCATCGACCTGCTCTCCGAAGACGGGTCCGTGTCGGAAGCCTACTGCCGACTCGGCTGCCGTTTGCACCACCTCCTGGTGGACGAATTTCAGGACACGAACCGGGATCAATGGCAGGCCATTACCCCCCTGGCCGCAGAATGCCTGGCCAAGGGCGGCAGTCTTTTCTTCGTGGGTGACGTCAAACAGGCCATCTACGGCTGGCGCGGCGGAGACTCCGCCCTGTTCGACGAGGTCATGGTCCAGCCGGACATAGCCGGGCTGGCCGAAAAAGCCGAGGCCGACACCCTGCCGGACAACTGGCGCAGCTTCCGCAACGTGGTGGAATTCAACAATGGCTTTTTCAGCAATCTCGAAGACCCTGACATGGTCGCCGATCTGGCGGACAAGCTCTTTTCCGGCGCTCCAAACGATTTCAAAGGAGATTTCACAGGTCAGGTAAACCGCAGCTTCTTCAAATGCGCCCAGTCCCTGCCTGCCAAAAGCATGGAGACCGGAGGCTACGTCCGCATGGAGCGACTCCCGGCGGATGGCGATACCGAAGAATCGACCCTGGAACGGCTGGACGCACTCATGGACGACCTGACCGCCCGGCGCAGTTACCGGGACATCGGCATCCTGGTCCGCTCCCACAAGCATGCCTCTCTGGTCTGCGACCTGCTGGTGCAAAAGAACATCCCGGTGATCACGGAAAACTCGCTGCAACTGGACCGGCATCCCGTGGTGCGCCAACTGGCCGGACTGCTCGGGTTCCTGGATTTTCCCCGGAACGACACCGCCTTCCTGACCTTCATCGGCGGAGCCGAACTCTTCCTTGCGGAATCGGGATTGGCCGAAGCGGACCTGTTGGACTGGCTGGTCACCCCTAGGAAAAAACCGCTCGGCGTCCATTTCCGGGAGGAGTATCCGAAATTGTGGCAGCGATTCATCGAGCCGTTCTTCAATCAATCCGGCCTGATGACCCCGTACGACCTGACCATGGAAGCCATCCGCGTCTTCCGTGTGCTGGAGCGACACCCCGAAGCGGAACTCTACGTGCGCCGCTTCCTCGAAGTGGTCCACCTGGCCGAAGAAAACGGATACGGCTCTCTCTCTGCCTTCCTCGACTTCTGGGAAGAAAAATCCGACCAGGAAAAGGTTCCCCTGCCCGAAAACATCGATGCCGTGCGCATCATGACCATCCACAAGGCCAAGGGGTTGGAGTTCCCGGTGACCATCGTCCCCTTCCACAACTGGGACGCGAAAAAGGACAGAAATTTCATTGTGCAGGAATTCAAGGGCCACGAGATGCTGGTCCCCATGAAAAAAGAACTGGGCCAGCCCTATTTCGAGAGCCTGGGACGCACCGTGCAGGAACAGCTCAACCTTCTCTACGTGGCCTGGACCAGGGCGCGCGAAGAACTCTACGGGTTCTTTACGGAAAAACCGGTCAACTCCCCGGCGCTGGCCGTCATGGACCTGCTCCTGGACCTGGACGACCACGGGATATTCGAGCAGGGACTGACCCCGGTGGAAACCTGTCCGTCCAGCCGTGCGTCCGTACCGCAGCCGCAACAACTGCCTGACAATGACACGAGCGTCGACCTCATGGCATGGCTGCCCAGACTGCGGGTCTACCGCCACAATCTGGATGATTATTTCTTCAATGAACGCATGCGCGGCGAGGTGGCGCACCGGGTCATGGAGCATCTCCGCGTGACCGACGACGATTCCGCCGACGCCCTCCGGGCAGTACGCCTCGCCTGCGAGGACTTCCCGGAGCTGGGCGCACTGGCCGAAGACGAACGAAAGACGCTGGCCAGCGACCTGCACGCCATGGCCTTATGGGCCCTTGGCGAAGACCGTCTGCGCTCCTGGCTCGCCCGTGGCGTGCGCGAACCGGAACTCATGGACGACAAAGGACAATTCAAGCGGCTGGACCTGCTCTATACGGACGAGGCAACCGTGATCGTGGACTTCAAAACCGGGCAGCCCACCCCAAAAAATGATGCGCAGGTACGGAAATACATGACGATACTCGATGCCATGCCGGGTTACGGTTCACCCTCCGGCTTTCTGGTGTATCTTGACCTCCGGGAAATTCGTGCAGTCGGGAGGGAGGCGTAA
- a CDS encoding RluA family pseudouridine synthase, translating to MSKVPRMTWDDAFDVCAEADGWRLDKVLEMVLPGAGLRLRRRLCTEGRVLVEGKVQRPGYKVRTGQHVEILQGREGMQPRELGLKVVKQEAGFAAINKPGNIHSAAIAGKEEPSVEGVLSVLFPKNSPVLLNRLDYLTSGLLLVALTPEAREAYLLREEDGAIKKFYLARVHGRLDGIVSIRSKLDSDDRKKTRVLATRDSDIRRWTDVTALSHDNTANTSLVRCLIMKGARHQIRAHLASIGHSIVGDPLYGEGESSKGLMLHHQRIELPGFWAESTPLF from the coding sequence ATGAGTAAGGTCCCTCGCATGACGTGGGACGATGCATTCGATGTCTGTGCGGAAGCGGACGGCTGGCGGCTGGACAAGGTCCTGGAAATGGTCCTGCCCGGTGCCGGTTTGCGGCTCAGGCGCCGGTTGTGTACTGAAGGTCGAGTTTTGGTGGAGGGGAAGGTGCAAAGGCCGGGGTATAAGGTCCGCACCGGACAACATGTGGAGATTTTGCAGGGGAGAGAGGGGATGCAACCGAGAGAACTGGGACTGAAGGTCGTCAAGCAGGAAGCGGGATTTGCGGCCATAAATAAGCCCGGCAACATACATTCAGCGGCCATTGCGGGCAAGGAAGAGCCAAGCGTCGAAGGCGTTTTGTCGGTGCTTTTTCCAAAAAATTCTCCGGTGTTGTTGAATCGGCTGGATTATCTCACATCTGGCCTTCTGCTAGTGGCCCTTACCCCTGAGGCCCGTGAGGCCTACCTGCTTCGGGAAGAGGACGGGGCGATCAAGAAATTTTATCTGGCCCGGGTCCATGGACGACTGGACGGCATCGTCTCCATTCGGAGCAAGCTGGATTCCGACGACCGGAAGAAGACCAGGGTGTTGGCGACTCGAGATTCTGACATACGCCGCTGGACGGATGTCACGGCGTTGTCCCATGACAACACAGCGAACACCTCGCTGGTCCGCTGCCTGATCATGAAGGGAGCTCGTCACCAGATACGGGCGCATCTTGCGTCCATAGGCCATTCCATTGTCGGTGATCCTCTCTACGGCGAGGGCGAATCCTCAAAGGGGCTGATGTTGCATCATCAGCGTATTGAATTGCCCGGTTTCTGGGCCGAGTCTACGCCGCTTTTCTGA
- a CDS encoding PD-(D/E)XK nuclease family protein, producing the protein MRTIPLIPWQIDFMPALTDMVVEFDNLADLIVLFPHNRPRRHLKGMLAGHHDMNRPAFMPHMTSIADFMTNLHRQLAPQPPVKANQLDLVELLHQVVRDLGERQGSILARLPELDREAFLPWGMLLARLMDDLLRQAIDPQDLKYMEGEVSSFAAGLLEQLHDIHEAYLSRLEAKGWTTPGLSARFILNNMNSVTEALRGKTIFAAGFYALSGTEDNLFKSLWEQGILLPILHSDPALATGGQPHWAAAEHVAWLRRWHVGAEIPPDAETAPGTPQIRFCEGYDRHSQLAGLAKDMQKCATLDATAVVLPDEGALLPVLHMLPDVDPDLEPNISMGYPLERTSLARLIETLLTLQENRSKDGRYYWKDFIALIRHPYLRLLGSENRPLRPIFHLWEANIRNGDKFVDPLAWEPPWEEDALENVDQAEAAPLLRDILHCCLTTFESARSLAELGNALAGVVTLLHTRGERLWHTYLIDAECLFRLTNSVIPQLKSAEMSHEPFSRSTLHSFLRRMLSLERVSFEPDPLSGLQVLGVLETRLLHFNRLFILDAVEERLPGTNPYDPLLPDPLRKLLGLPDARERDNVSGYNFYRLLMGAEEAVIYYQNGVQPGLLDSKSVRSRFVEQLLWDREQEAQRLLTTDDALIHAVTFPASSLPSGPSPISMTDSIREALMDKLREKGLSPSSLDRYMNCPKQFFYSYLTNVRPVATVDEEGDKSEFGSLIHEVLKDFLTPYIGVETELCKLDSAPLLAAFTERFRTSPLYSRLPLDTRMGLMEAGRYRLGLFLTNQKTATLLGLEKTLKSQIEAYGVTVPLNGQIDRMERRGEGVFILDYKTGNAQLPRKDFWQDMELQDRMASFDRDVVDPTLLPDLCRSVRSVQLPAYVHLYNESEHTAPTNAGLIKLADNGKEQLLFNQKWTDEELAEAVDDRTPLLIQTLIRHMVLASRFAPQPGERCKWCDFTNPCGQTPPKDRNR; encoded by the coding sequence ATGCGAACCATTCCCCTGATACCGTGGCAGATCGATTTCATGCCTGCCCTGACCGACATGGTGGTCGAGTTCGACAACCTTGCCGACCTGATCGTCCTCTTCCCGCACAACCGCCCGCGCCGCCATCTCAAGGGGATGCTCGCGGGCCACCACGACATGAACCGCCCCGCGTTCATGCCGCACATGACCTCCATTGCGGACTTCATGACAAACCTGCACCGGCAATTGGCCCCGCAGCCGCCGGTCAAAGCCAACCAGCTCGATCTGGTCGAGTTGCTCCATCAGGTTGTCCGCGACCTTGGCGAACGGCAGGGAAGCATCCTTGCCCGATTGCCCGAACTTGATCGTGAAGCCTTTCTTCCCTGGGGCATGTTGTTGGCCCGACTCATGGACGATCTCCTGCGCCAGGCCATTGATCCGCAGGATCTCAAGTACATGGAAGGCGAGGTCTCGTCCTTTGCCGCCGGTCTGCTCGAACAGTTGCACGACATCCACGAGGCGTATCTCTCCAGGCTTGAAGCCAAGGGATGGACCACCCCGGGCCTGAGCGCCCGATTCATCCTGAACAACATGAACTCGGTGACCGAGGCCTTGCGCGGAAAAACCATCTTTGCAGCCGGGTTCTACGCATTGAGCGGCACCGAAGACAACCTGTTCAAATCCCTCTGGGAACAGGGCATACTGCTCCCGATCCTGCACTCCGACCCAGCCCTGGCAACCGGCGGACAACCGCACTGGGCCGCAGCCGAGCATGTGGCCTGGCTCCGGCGATGGCATGTCGGAGCCGAAATCCCACCCGATGCGGAAACCGCTCCCGGAACACCGCAAATCCGGTTCTGCGAGGGGTACGACCGCCACTCGCAACTGGCCGGGCTGGCCAAAGACATGCAAAAATGCGCCACTCTCGATGCTACCGCAGTGGTCCTGCCCGACGAAGGAGCGCTCCTGCCCGTACTGCACATGCTGCCGGACGTGGACCCGGACCTTGAGCCGAACATTTCCATGGGATACCCGCTGGAGCGGACCTCCCTGGCCCGCCTCATCGAGACCCTGCTCACCCTGCAGGAGAATCGCAGCAAGGATGGGCGGTATTACTGGAAAGACTTTATCGCACTGATCCGGCACCCCTACCTGCGACTGCTCGGATCGGAAAACCGACCCCTCAGACCCATTTTCCATCTCTGGGAAGCGAACATCCGCAATGGGGACAAATTCGTGGATCCCCTGGCCTGGGAACCGCCATGGGAAGAGGATGCCCTGGAGAACGTGGACCAGGCCGAAGCCGCCCCCCTGCTCCGGGATATCCTGCACTGCTGCCTGACGACTTTCGAATCCGCCCGCAGCCTGGCCGAACTCGGCAACGCTCTGGCAGGCGTGGTCACCCTGCTGCACACCAGGGGCGAAAGGCTCTGGCATACCTATCTTATCGACGCCGAGTGCCTGTTCCGGCTGACCAACTCCGTCATCCCGCAACTCAAGAGCGCGGAAATGAGCCATGAACCGTTCAGCCGGTCAACGCTCCATTCCTTCCTGCGCAGGATGCTCTCCCTGGAACGCGTCTCCTTCGAGCCCGACCCCTTGTCCGGGCTGCAGGTGCTCGGTGTGCTGGAAACCCGCCTGCTGCACTTCAACAGACTCTTCATCCTCGATGCCGTGGAGGAACGCCTGCCCGGCACCAACCCGTATGACCCGCTCCTGCCCGACCCCCTGCGCAAACTGCTCGGCCTGCCGGATGCCCGCGAACGGGACAATGTCTCGGGCTACAACTTCTATCGCCTGCTCATGGGCGCCGAAGAGGCGGTCATATATTACCAAAACGGCGTCCAACCGGGCCTGCTCGACTCCAAGTCCGTGCGCAGCCGCTTCGTGGAACAGCTCCTGTGGGACCGGGAGCAGGAAGCGCAACGGCTCCTGACAACGGATGACGCCCTCATCCACGCCGTGACCTTCCCGGCCAGTTCGCTGCCGTCAGGCCCTTCGCCCATTTCCATGACCGATTCCATCCGCGAAGCCTTGATGGACAAACTGCGCGAAAAGGGCCTCTCTCCGTCCAGCCTTGACCGGTACATGAACTGCCCGAAACAGTTCTTCTATTCCTACCTCACCAATGTCCGCCCGGTTGCCACGGTGGACGAGGAAGGGGACAAGAGCGAGTTCGGCTCCCTCATCCACGAGGTCCTCAAGGACTTTCTCACGCCCTACATCGGCGTTGAGACCGAATTGTGCAAGCTTGACAGCGCGCCCCTGCTGGCAGCCTTCACCGAAAGATTCAGAACCAGCCCCCTTTACTCACGCCTGCCCCTGGACACCCGTATGGGACTCATGGAAGCCGGACGCTATCGACTGGGCCTGTTCCTGACGAACCAAAAGACAGCCACCCTGCTCGGATTGGAAAAAACACTGAAATCACAGATCGAAGCATATGGCGTGACCGTTCCCCTGAACGGACAGATCGACCGCATGGAACGACGCGGCGAAGGTGTTTTCATACTGGACTACAAGACCGGCAACGCCCAACTGCCCCGGAAGGATTTCTGGCAGGACATGGAACTGCAAGACAGAATGGCTTCATTTGACCGGGACGTGGTCGACCCCACCCTGTTGCCCGACCTGTGCCGCTCCGTTCGCAGTGTCCAGCTCCCGGCCTACGTCCATCTCTACAACGAAAGCGAACACACAGCACCGACAAACGCCGGACTGATCAAACTTGCAGACAACGGCAAGGAACAACTCCTCTTTAATCAGAAATGGACTGACGAGGAACTGGCCGAAGCAGTGGACGACCGGACGCCGCTGCTGATACAAACCCTGATCCGCCACATGGTGCTGGCCTCCCGCTTTGCACCGCAGCCCGGAGAGCGCTGCAAGTGGTGCGACTTCACCAACCCATGCGGGCAGACCCCGCCGAAAGACAGGAACAGGTAA